GTCGGGGATGTAAAACTGATTCAGTACGCCCCATTCATTTTCATATGCTAGAAGCGCCACCCCTACGGCGCCCAGCGGGAAAATAAACCGCAGCAGAAAGCTGTTCAGGAATACGATGGCCAAATTGTTTGCCCAGCGTGCGGCTTTGGGCAGTGACAGTTTGCGCCGCGGGGCCAGAATTTCCCATAACGCCATGGTGGCCAGGATTCCGAAAAAGAATCCCAAACGCATGGCAGGCTCATGACTCTGAATGAATTCAGTGATGGTCAAGCGTGATATAAAATCTGTTGAGCAATCAAAACAGCTTATCACGAGGAGATGGTATGTATTCGGGCCTGGTGGCGTAACATCATGATTTTTAGATTCATCGCTCTGTCGTCCAACGGCAATAGCTTTGAAAGGCTTTGATCCGGAACTTCATTGGAAATTGGTCTGGTTTGCGCTATTTTGTGCCCTCGTCATGCGTTATATCCGCAAATTTTCCGAGCTGGGGATTAACGACGTCCCCGTCGTCGGAGGCAAGAATGCTTCTCTGGGCGAGATGTTTCGCCACTTGAGCGCCGAGGGTGTGCGGGTTCCCGACGGATTTGCCACCACCTCCGAAGCCTATCGGCATTATCTGGACCACAATCAACTCACCGAACGCATTCAGGCGCGCCTGACGGGAGTCAACTCGGACGATCTTGCACAGCTGGGTCAGGCCGGCAGCGAGATTCGCCGCTGGATTCAGGAGGCCAGCATGCCAGCGGACCTGATCGGGGAAATCACGGCGGCTTACGAAAACCTGGCGCGGCAATACGGGCCGGAACCGGATGTGGCCGTGCGCAGTTCGGCCACGGCCGAAGACCTTCCCAATGCTTCTTTTGCCGGTCAGCAGGATACTTTCCTTAATATTCGTGGCGCTGAAAATCTCCTGGTGATTTGCCGGCGTGTTTTCGCCTCGCTTTTCAATGACCGGGCGATTTCCTATCGCGTGCACCAGGGATTCGACCACGCGCAGGTGGCGCTCTCGATCGGCGTGCAGAAAATGGTACGTTCTGACATTGCATCCTCCGGCGTGATGTTTACGCTCGATACCGAAACCGGATTCCGTGATGTCGTCTTCATCAATGCTGCCTATGGTCTCGGTGAGAATGTGGTGCAGGGGGCGGTCAATCCGGATGAATTTTATGTCTTCAAGCCGACACTCATGGAAGGCAAGCGACCGATTCTCAAGCGCCATCTCGGCAGCAAGGCCATCAAGATGATCTATGCGGAGAATGCCGCGGACGACAATCCAACACGAAACATCACGGTGCCGCAGGCGGATCGATTGCGGTTCTCCGTGACGGATGACGAGGCGCTGGAGCTCGCGCGGTTCGCCGTGAAAATCGAGCAGCATTATTCGAAACTCGCGGGTCAGGACCGTCCCATGGATATCGAATGGGCCAAAGACGGCGTGGATGGCAAGCTGTACATTGTGCAGGCACGCCCTGAAACGGTGCGCTCACGCGAAGCGCGCGATGTGTATGAGGTTTATGCGCTGGAATCGCGCGGTAAGTTACTCACCTCCGGCAAAAGTGTCGGCCGCCGCATCGCGGGTGGCGCCGCGCATGTGATCGAGAAAGCGGCTGACATGTCGAAATTGCGCGCTGGCGAAGTGCTGGTGACCGACATGACCGATCCTGACTGGGAGCCGGTAATGAAAACCGCCGCTGCCATCGTTACCAATCGTGGCGGTCGTACGTGCCACGCCGCTATCGTTGCGCGTGAACTGGGCATCCCAGCCATCGTGGGTTGCGGTGATGCTACCGAGGTTATTCGCAGTGGCGTGAAGGTGACGGTGAGTTGTGCCGAGGGCGATACCGGACAGGTTTACGAGGGCGAGCAGAAATTTCGCATCGACCGGATATCGCTGGATTCCGCGCAAAGGCCGCGCACGAAAATCATGATGAATGTCGGCAATCCCGACCAGGCCTTTGAAAACTCTTTCCTGCCGAATGACGGCGTGGGTCTCGCGCGCCTGGAATTCATCATCAATCACAGCATCCAGGCACACCCGCGCGCGCTGCTGGAATATGACAAACTCGGCCAGGATGAACAGCGGCACATCGACCGGCTGACAGCGGGGTATACGGATCGCCGCACCTACTTTATCAGTCGCCTTGCCGAGGGTATCGGCACCATCGCCGCTGCGTTTCACCCCAAGCCAGTCATTGTGCGTCTGAGCGATTTCAAATCGAACGAATACGCCTCGCTGTTCGGCGGCGCCGGTTTCGAGCCCAAGGAGGAAAATCCCATGCTCGGTCTGCGTGGGGCCTCGCGCTATTACTCCGAATCCTTCCGCGACAGTTTTGCCATGGAGTGTGCGGCGCTCAAGCAGGTGCGCGAAGACATGGGGCTGGACAATGTTGTCGTGATGATCCCGTTTGTGCGCAGTGTGGACGAGGCGAAAACTGTGTTGGCGGTCATGCGCACGCATGGACTCGAGCGCGGAAAGGCAGGGCTTAAGGTCTACCTCATGTGCGAGATCCCCGCGAATGCCTTGCTGGCGGAGGACTTCCTGCAGCACCTGGACGGTTTTTCCATTGGCTCCAACGATCTGACCCAGCTGACCTTGGGCGTGGACCGCGATTCGGGACTCGTGACCGGCTTTGACGAGCGCAACCCGGCGGTGCTCAAGCTCATGGAGATGGCCATCCAGACTGCCCGCAAAATGGGCAAATACGTCGGTATCTGCGGGCAGGCCCCGTCGGATTATCCCGAGATCACCACCTGGCTCGTGCGGCAGGGCATCGAGTCCATATCGCTCAATCCTGACAGTGTCATTCCCATGACGCGCGTGGTGCATCAGGCAGAGCAGTCGCTCAAGTAACGGCGAACTGAAATAGCCAACCATCGTCTAACATTGTCAGTGGGTGTCTTTGCCCAGTAAGATCACGGCTGGCACAGCCGCCTGACCCATAACCCAGACCAGCGAGAAATCATTTCATGTTACGATTATTTTTACTTTGTCTTACCAGCCTCGCCGTATCTTTACCCGTCATTGCCGGCGAGCCGGAAGTGAGTCAGATCAAAGCAGAACTTGTCCGTGCCTTCCCCGAGCTCAGCCCGGCGATCGTCAAGCCCTCTCCCGTACCCGGGATGTACGAGGTTGAAATTGATTCCAAGATTTTCTACGCCACGAGCGACGGCAAGCATCTCTTCATGGGCGATGTAATGGATTTGCGTTCGAAGAGTAACCTGACTGAGATCCGGCGCGCAGCGATTCGCACGCGCCTGCTCAATGAGGTAGGTGAAGAAAACATGATCGTAATCGGCCCGGACAAGCCCAAGCGCACGCTTACGGTATTTACCGACGTGGACTGCAGTTACTGCGCCAAGTTTCATCTTGAGGTGCCTGAGCTCAACAAGCAGGGCGTAAAGGTGCGTTACCTGTTTTATCCGCGCACCGGCATCGGTTCGGAGAGTTATAAGCGCGCGGTGGCGGTGTGGTGCGCGGACGATCGCGTGAAGGCTATCGGCATCGCCAAGGCCGGCGGCAAGCTGAACATGAAAACCTGCCCCAATCCGGTGGAAAGCCATTTCCAGCTAGGCCAGCGACTGGACGTCAATGGAACGCCCTCAATTTTCGTTGATAATGGTAAAGTGTTGCCGGGCTATATCCCGGCGCCACGGCTGCTCGGCATGCTTGGTCTCAAGAGCTGATTGCCGCGCCATCGGGACAGCGATTTGCGAGACCGAGGCATGGAACAGGGAACCACGACTCAGCAGGATCGGGAATGGGTGAGGCTTCGCAACCAGTTGCGCGATAATGAGCGCATCTGGTCCGGTTTTCGCCAGATAGAAGTACGCATGATTGGCTCACCATCGCTTCCCGATCTCATCCATATCGTCACCGCAGGCATTCCCGAGACGTTTCCCGGCATTGATTGTGTCACGGTGGCCTGTGTCGATCCTGAATACGAAATGACCCGTCTCATCGAAGACGGTGCCGAGCCGGGTTCCGGGGCGCGCCGCTTTATCGCCCTGCCGCGCGAGACACTGGATGGGCTGTTCACGCGCCCGTGGCGTCCCCGTCTGGGTCCGGTGGATGAGCGCCTCCATTCACTGCTTTTTTCCGGACATTCCTGCGCCTCGGGCTCAGTGGCGCTGGCGCCGCTGGTTCGACGCGGCGAACTGATTGGAAGCCTCAATCAAGGTAGCCGCCATGCGAGCCATTTCGCGCATGGCATTGCCACGGATCTGCTGGAGCATCTGGCGGCGGTCGCTGCCATGTGCATCGATAACTCCATCAATCACGAAAGGCTCAAGCTCGACGGACTCACGGACCCCCTGACGGGAATTTCCAATCGCCGGTTTTTCGGACGCCGGCTGGCCGAAGAAGTGGAGCGCTGGGCGCGGCAATCCGGTCCGCTGGTGTGCATGCTGGTGGATGTGGATTTCTTCAAGCAGGTAAACGACCAGTACGGTCATCAGGTCGGAGACAGGGTGCTGCGCCAGATAGCGAGCCTGCTCGGCCAGGATTTGCGTGGCAGTGACGTGCTGGCGCGTTATGGCGGCGAAGAATTTGTGCTGCTCCTGCCGGGCACCACCCCTGCGCAGGGTGCCGCGATTGCCGAACGCCTGCGTTCCAGTGTTGAACACAGCGCCTTTATTATTCCGGAAGGGGTTGATCTGGATGTCACGGTGAGTGTCGGTTTGGCCTGTCTCCATCCTGGCGTGGATTCCTACGGGCCCGACCCCGCCGCCTGGCTGTTCGAGCAGGTGGACGCCGCGCTTTACCAGGCCAAGGAAACGGGACGCAACCGCGTGGTCCAGGCCCAGTCATAGAAAACCTAGAACCACGGGGAGCACGGGGAACAGCAAAAATTAAAGAGTAGATACTCTCTATTTGTTTCCCCCGTGTTCCCCGTGGCCAGAAAAAATTCTTAGAACGATAATTCCACCATGCCGCCGCAGGCAGTAAAGAGCAGTAACAGTCTCAATTTTTTGCCCGGCCAGAGTCGTCGCGCCCCTTCGCCGTATTGACGCATCTGTTCCCTGAAGTTCTCCGCCAGTTGCGCGATGTTTTCCTTCGTGGCGCGTGCATGCGTTTTATAATCGATAACCACGATTTCTTCATCGCGCAAGATGAGCCGGTCGATGACGCCATCGACGTCGCGTTCGCCATCATGATAAAGAATCGGTATTTCATTGCGTGCTTCCTGATAGCGCGTGGGATCAAAGAAATCGTGGAATTCCGCGCGATCGACCACGGCGCAGGCTTCCTGCCACCACTGGTTGAAATCCTTTTCTTCCAGCCACTCACTAAATTCCTGCCATATTCTTTTTTCGATTGTTGTGTGCGCCTCACCGTTGGTCAGTCGTTCCAACATGCGATGAATCACATCGCCGCGACGTTTCGCTTGCGTGCGGGTTTCAGAAAATCCAGCGGTTTCGTCCGGTTGATGGTCATCCGTCGTGGCCGAACGGCTGGGATTGAGTATTCCGGTCTCCGGCATTGCGGAAAGAGGTATCGTCAGGAGCGGATCAATGACGAATCCGGCGTCGGGGGTTGGTATCTCGGGTGGTAACGAAGATGGTGGCTCACCGTATTCCAGCCAGGCACACGTGTTGAATACAGTTTTTCCCTCGTCCAGGGAAACCTGACTGAGATTGAGCCCCACGTGTGCCGCTTCACCGGAATCCCCGGCTTGGCGAAGGCGTTTTTCGATAAAACCGTACCAGCCGCGATCGCCCTGTCCGGGCTCGCAGCCTGAGATATAGAGCATCTGCCTGGCACGTGTCAGCGCGACATACAGCAGATTGGCCTCCTCGCGACGGATCGACCATTGTTGTTCATTCTGGAGTGAAAGGCTGACGTCATCATTATTCTTCTTGGTACCGGCAAGGTGAAAATAGCGAGGACGCGGATCGTTCACCGGCCAATCAATCAGCGAACGCATTCCGCGATCGCGGTTTCGGGAGCCTCGCGCCGCGTCGGCGAGGAATACCACGGGCGCCTCCAGCCCCTTGGCAGCGTGGATAGTCATCACGCGCACCCGGGGCTGGCGGTTCCAGGCCGGATCGGCGGGAGATTTATCGTCGTCTTCTGAATGTCTTTCGAGATAGGTCAGAAAATGCGCCAGGCTTGGGTAGCGCCCGCTATCAACTTCCAGCGCCAGCTCAAGAAAACGATTGAGATTGGCCTCCACGCGTGGCCGCTGATGCGGGATCGCGGCGGCGAGGTAGCGGGCCACCACGTTGCCCTCACAGTAGATACGGTCGAGCAGATCGTGTACCGGGAGATGGCCAACATAAGCTCTCCAGTGCGGCAATAAACGTTGCGCGCGGGACAAGGCGCTGTCTGGTGTCAGGCCGGGGGCCAATCGGGCCAGACGTTCACGCCAGGATCCGGGCGGATGTTGGGCAAGGAGTATTAAGTTGTCTTCCGTGGCGGCGAAAATGGGTGAGCGCAGGGCTGAGGCTAGCGCGAGATCGTTATAGGGTTCGATCAGGTTGCGCAGCAGGTGCATGAGGTCGCGCACCTCCAGCGACTGCATAAAGGCCCCCCGACCTGATCCTATATAAGGTATGCCGGCACGCCGCAGGGACTCTTCGTAAAACCGGGCATGAGTACGATCGCGCAGCAGGATCATGATGTCGTCCCCGGTTATGGGGCGCATCCTGTTCTTGTCGGCGACAGGATTTCCCAGAAGCTGCCGGATTTTCCCGGCGATCAAGTCGCCTTCCTCGCGATGCCGCGTGTCTTCATCCGTCTGGCGTGGTTGTTCCAGCGGGTTTCTCCATGCCTGATCCGTATTTTCCCGTGGCAGGTCCAGCCGCCGGATGAGCGGCAGCAACTCGGCCCGGCCCCATAATTGCTGATGGTGCGTGTCGTGTTTCTCGAAGTCCTGCAACGGATAATCACCGTCTGTTTCGATTTCAGTGTCGCCGGGGCGATGAAAGACAAGATTGACGAACCGGATAATGGCAGGCGAAGAGCGCCAGGACAGATGCTGCGTCAGCGTTTGTGCTTGTGCATGTTGTTGCAGCCAATGGCGGGCTGTATGAAACAGGCGCGGATCGGCGCGGCGAAAACGGTAAACCGACTGTTTTTCATCACCGACGAGAAAGACGCTACGACGACGCTCCGGGTCTCCGGCCACCATCTCTTGCAGCAGCGGCAGCAGCAGGCGCCACTGGGTCGGGTTGGTGTCCTGGAATTCATCCACCAGCAGATGGTCGATACGCTGATCCAGTTTGAATTGCACCCATTCGGCATGGCGGCTACGGTTCAGCAGTTGGTAGGTATTCCATTCCAGGTCGGCGAAGTCGAGCAGGCCACGCCCCCTCTTGAGTCGCTGATATTCTTCGAGCAGCGCCACACCGCACACATACCAGGCCTGGGAGATGCGGCATGTCTTCTGACGTTTGAACTCCGCAATGGCCGCCATCAACTGTGCAGCGATCCCCTGATGCAGGTTGACCAGATCATTGGCATGCTTGGCGCCAAGTTTCTTTTCCAGCACCTGAGAGCGCTTCACCTGGCGCGGCTCATCCTTATCGGTCAGCAGCACGGTACGAATCCGATTGAAGGTTTGCTGTGAAGGCGTCCCGTCCGACAGCGCGCGTGTCAGGTCCGCGACATGTTCCTGGTTCGTCGCCGTAGGATGACCGCCCAAAAGTTCTGCATAACGTGCGATTTGTTGACGCATTTCGGGATTTTGGACAAAGGCGATGAGCGGATCGGCGTCGTCGGTAGTGCCGAGCAATTGCCGAAGTTGTGTCACGGCAAAACCCTCAGGGTCTTCTTCATTTTCGGTATAGGCCCACCAGTCGCTGCGGTGTGCCAGAAAATCATTCAGCGCCGTACTTGTGCCGGCCACGCCAGCGCATTCTTTCAGCAGTGTATCCAGCGCCCCGGATAACACGCCTCCTTTTTCTCGGAACGCATATTGGTCTAGCGCAAGCCAGGCGGCTTGCTCCAGTTCAGCCGTTGTCTCGATAAGCTCAAATCCCGGCGGTACGTCCGCCTCGAGAGGGAAACGTCGCAGTATTTCCTGACAGAAGGCATGAAACGTAGTTGTGCGTAGGACGTGTATCGCGCCCAGATGTTTTTCATAAAGCCCGCGCGCGATGTTGCGGCTTGTCTGATCGGTTCTGGCGCCGATTTCGGTGAGCTGTTTGACGAGCGTTCCCTCGTCGCTCGCGGCAAGGGCGAACAGACGTTCGGTGACGCGTTCATGTATTTCGCCGGCGGCCTTGCGCGTAAAGGTGATGGCCAGGATGGCGCCGGGCTCGCTGCCTTCGAGCAGCAGGCGAATGATGCGGCTGGTCAGCAGCCAGGTCTTGCCGGTGCCGGCGGCGGCATGGACCACGACGTTGTTTTCCGGGGCGGTGGCGAGTGCAGCATCAATCATGGTTGCGGACCCGGATGGGCGGTCGATAACCGGCGTATAACTTCATGTATTTCCATGGAAATATAAAGGTTTGCCGAAGGTCCGATTGGCTTGCAACTTGGGCTCCCCGGCCTATATTTATAAGAGGAAGGGAAGCCAAATAGGGACATATCGTAGCTGACGACATCGGAAGTAAGCAGGGAAGTCTCAAGGGATGCAAGGATGCATTCTGGAAGCAAGTGATCAGTAGAAATACCGGAGGCGGCCATGAACGGCCGCCTCTTTTTTTATCTCGATCACTTACGATGCGGATGATTCTGGTTCGGCCCACATTTCGCGGCGACACAGCCCCTCCATTTCACAAATCCGGCAAGTTTCCATGTCACCCCACGCGGGCAATGGTGTTTCAGCATCAAGGCGGCGTTTGAGCAGCATCAATCGTTCACGCACTGCCGCGCGCAACAGGGCCAGTGACTGGCCATCGAGAGTTGCCTTTTCATTTACGTTCTCGCCGTCCAGCGCAAGAAATGTCGCCTGTGTAACATTTTCCTTTTCCAGCAACAGGGCATAGAACGGAAGCTGGATATTTTCACCTCGGAGCACCTCATCACGTGAGGGCACGGAACCGGTTTTGTAATCGATGATGCCATACCCGTCCTTGCCATGGTCGAGGCGATCAATGCGCCCGGTAAGGGTGATTTGTGTTTCACCTTCGAGAAACTTTTGTTCTCTCTTGATTTCCGATGCCTCAGCCTGCCACTGCGCTGCACGTTTCATTTCCCATTCCACATAGGCCGGAATGCATTTCTCCCAGCGGTAGAGCCAGCCTCGTGCCAAGAAGCGCCGGCGCAGATCCTTGGCGAATACCTGTTGCGAAATCTGGTGCAGCAGGGCCTCCGCGTCGGGTCGGGTGGCGTCATCGAGCTTGGCTCGCCACGGACCGGCAAGACCGGGCATGCCGGTATGGAAGGCTTGCAAGATGCGATGCACATGGATCCCGTAATCCACTTTTTCGATTTCCTCGCGCACTTCGTCTTCCGGCGCCAGACCCAGACCGCGGGCCGCAAAGAACTGGTAGGGGCAATTGACCAAACGCTGGTAGTCCGTGGCAGTAAATGCCGCTGGCAACATGGATGGCGGCAGGCGCGCGGCCGGTGGTGCCACGGGCGTCGGCAGCGGCGCATCGCGCACGACAATGATGGTATCGGGTTGTAGCACGAGCCATTCCAGTTCGGGATCGCGCAGTGAAGTGTTGTAGGATATTTCGTGAAAGGCGCGCAGGCGTTCCACCCAGGGGCTCGGGACCAGGCGTTCGCCTTCGTGTTCACGGCGCAGGCTAACTACTACGCGCGGCGCGGCTTCGAGCAGACGGCGGAAATCCTGAAGCAGCGCGGCGTAGCGCCGTGCCAGCGACGGCAAGCCCAGTTCGGTGCGCGCGCTGTCATTAAAATACGGGGGCGCGCCGATTTGCCCTGGCAGGTGTTCGCGCACCGCCCCGGCGACAATGAGCGCATCGAAGCGGTAGAGCCGCGATTCCGCGAAGCTCATCAGTTCCACGCCGCGCCCTTGCATCGGCGGATGAAAACGGCGCTGTTCCATGCCGCGCCGCAGCCACTGGTGAAAATCGGCCCACGACAGGCGCAGGCTGCTGTGCCGGGCGGCTGAGCGCATTTCATCGAGCACGTTCAACAGTTCACGGCCGGCGTCGTCTTTTTCAAACCCCGCCGACAAACCCAGGTTTTCAAGGCTTTTGAGCAGTGCATCCAGGAATTCCAGCAAGGCTCGCGGCCGTGCCGTTGTCAGGGGAATCAGGGGAGACGCTGCGTCTTCCAGCCGGTCCATCAACTGTGTCAGCGCTGTGCCAGCCGCGGCGTGTTCTTCGCGCCAATCAGTCTTGGCGCGTTCAAGGCCGTGACGGTAATGCTCGACCCCGGAAGTGATGTTGTATGAGCGAATGACGGTTTGCTCGAACAGGGAGACGAGGCGGTCAAATTCCGGTTGCCTGACGCCAAGTTGCAGAAAGGGCGATTTCAGCAAATCAAGCAGAGGGGCGTGGGAGAAATTCTGCTCCATGCATTCGAGCCAGCGCGCCAACGCGGTCGCGGCGCTGGTGGTCGAGAGTGTCCAGCCACCGG
This sequence is a window from Sulfuricaulis sp.. Protein-coding genes within it:
- a CDS encoding DUF484 family protein codes for the protein MEQGTTTQQDREWVRLRNQLRDNERIWSGFRQIEVRMIGSPSLPDLIHIVTAGIPETFPGIDCVTVACVDPEYEMTRLIEDGAEPGSGARRFIALPRETLDGLFTRPWRPRLGPVDERLHSLLFSGHSCASGSVALAPLVRRGELIGSLNQGSRHASHFAHGIATDLLEHLAAVAAMCIDNSINHERLKLDGLTDPLTGISNRRFFGRRLAEEVERWARQSGPLVCMLVDVDFFKQVNDQYGHQVGDRVLRQIASLLGQDLRGSDVLARYGGEEFVLLLPGTTPAQGAAIAERLRSSVEHSAFIIPEGVDLDVTVSVGLACLHPGVDSYGPDPAAWLFEQVDAALYQAKETGRNRVVQAQS
- the ppsA gene encoding phosphoenolpyruvate synthase; translated protein: MRYIRKFSELGINDVPVVGGKNASLGEMFRHLSAEGVRVPDGFATTSEAYRHYLDHNQLTERIQARLTGVNSDDLAQLGQAGSEIRRWIQEASMPADLIGEITAAYENLARQYGPEPDVAVRSSATAEDLPNASFAGQQDTFLNIRGAENLLVICRRVFASLFNDRAISYRVHQGFDHAQVALSIGVQKMVRSDIASSGVMFTLDTETGFRDVVFINAAYGLGENVVQGAVNPDEFYVFKPTLMEGKRPILKRHLGSKAIKMIYAENAADDNPTRNITVPQADRLRFSVTDDEALELARFAVKIEQHYSKLAGQDRPMDIEWAKDGVDGKLYIVQARPETVRSREARDVYEVYALESRGKLLTSGKSVGRRIAGGAAHVIEKAADMSKLRAGEVLVTDMTDPDWEPVMKTAAAIVTNRGGRTCHAAIVARELGIPAIVGCGDATEVIRSGVKVTVSCAEGDTGQVYEGEQKFRIDRISLDSAQRPRTKIMMNVGNPDQAFENSFLPNDGVGLARLEFIINHSIQAHPRALLEYDKLGQDEQRHIDRLTAGYTDRRTYFISRLAEGIGTIAAAFHPKPVIVRLSDFKSNEYASLFGGAGFEPKEENPMLGLRGASRYYSESFRDSFAMECAALKQVREDMGLDNVVVMIPFVRSVDEAKTVLAVMRTHGLERGKAGLKVYLMCEIPANALLAEDFLQHLDGFSIGSNDLTQLTLGVDRDSGLVTGFDERNPAVLKLMEMAIQTARKMGKYVGICGQAPSDYPEITTWLVRQGIESISLNPDSVIPMTRVVHQAEQSLK
- a CDS encoding DsbC family protein; this translates as MLRLFLLCLTSLAVSLPVIAGEPEVSQIKAELVRAFPELSPAIVKPSPVPGMYEVEIDSKIFYATSDGKHLFMGDVMDLRSKSNLTEIRRAAIRTRLLNEVGEENMIVIGPDKPKRTLTVFTDVDCSYCAKFHLEVPELNKQGVKVRYLFYPRTGIGSESYKRAVAVWCADDRVKAIGIAKAGGKLNMKTCPNPVESHFQLGQRLDVNGTPSIFVDNGKVLPGYIPAPRLLGMLGLKS
- a CDS encoding PD-(D/E)XK nuclease family protein, translating into MSADAPVILVPYGDDPLCHLAMLLLERHKDRLPDLSQQAVLLPHSSAVPRFRRILREQAALKNFTALLPPFTGTLASWATRFADSNMRRLSTTAREILLLDVLHDYPHWRRAYGDWPLADSLLALFDDLALQECQLPENPADLIRQIAPGHNAGTGDVSPFSDEAQLVHVLWGAWRERLKRNDLQDQTLQFTDGLERSAGQLTGDTRVYLAGFVDFSRAEINWIKTLLARQSLTLLIHGPGNKDPENPTTYLLSALQEKLQAIPARDAYADFLDRVFASEDGNLRQRAQQQAAASPTSPAQARLILHEAADAESEARAIDLQVRRWLTQGLRDIGIVTNDRKLARRVRALLERAHIGLVDAGGWTLSTTSAATALARWLECMEQNFSHAPLLDLLKSPFLQLGVRQPEFDRLVSLFEQTVIRSYNITSGVEHYRHGLERAKTDWREEHAAAGTALTQLMDRLEDAASPLIPLTTARPRALLEFLDALLKSLENLGLSAGFEKDDAGRELLNVLDEMRSAARHSSLRLSWADFHQWLRRGMEQRRFHPPMQGRGVELMSFAESRLYRFDALIVAGAVREHLPGQIGAPPYFNDSARTELGLPSLARRYAALLQDFRRLLEAAPRVVVSLRREHEGERLVPSPWVERLRAFHEISYNTSLRDPELEWLVLQPDTIIVVRDAPLPTPVAPPAARLPPSMLPAAFTATDYQRLVNCPYQFFAARGLGLAPEDEVREEIEKVDYGIHVHRILQAFHTGMPGLAGPWRAKLDDATRPDAEALLHQISQQVFAKDLRRRFLARGWLYRWEKCIPAYVEWEMKRAAQWQAEASEIKREQKFLEGETQITLTGRIDRLDHGKDGYGIIDYKTGSVPSRDEVLRGENIQLPFYALLLEKENVTQATFLALDGENVNEKATLDGQSLALLRAAVRERLMLLKRRLDAETPLPAWGDMETCRICEMEGLCRREMWAEPESSAS
- a CDS encoding exodeoxyribonuclease V subunit beta; amino-acid sequence: MIDAALATAPENNVVVHAAAGTGKTWLLTSRIIRLLLEGSEPGAILAITFTRKAAGEIHERVTERLFALAASDEGTLVKQLTEIGARTDQTSRNIARGLYEKHLGAIHVLRTTTFHAFCQEILRRFPLEADVPPGFELIETTAELEQAAWLALDQYAFREKGGVLSGALDTLLKECAGVAGTSTALNDFLAHRSDWWAYTENEEDPEGFAVTQLRQLLGTTDDADPLIAFVQNPEMRQQIARYAELLGGHPTATNQEHVADLTRALSDGTPSQQTFNRIRTVLLTDKDEPRQVKRSQVLEKKLGAKHANDLVNLHQGIAAQLMAAIAEFKRQKTCRISQAWYVCGVALLEEYQRLKRGRGLLDFADLEWNTYQLLNRSRHAEWVQFKLDQRIDHLLVDEFQDTNPTQWRLLLPLLQEMVAGDPERRRSVFLVGDEKQSVYRFRRADPRLFHTARHWLQQHAQAQTLTQHLSWRSSPAIIRFVNLVFHRPGDTEIETDGDYPLQDFEKHDTHHQQLWGRAELLPLIRRLDLPRENTDQAWRNPLEQPRQTDEDTRHREEGDLIAGKIRQLLGNPVADKNRMRPITGDDIMILLRDRTHARFYEESLRRAGIPYIGSGRGAFMQSLEVRDLMHLLRNLIEPYNDLALASALRSPIFAATEDNLILLAQHPPGSWRERLARLAPGLTPDSALSRAQRLLPHWRAYVGHLPVHDLLDRIYCEGNVVARYLAAAIPHQRPRVEANLNRFLELALEVDSGRYPSLAHFLTYLERHSEDDDKSPADPAWNRQPRVRVMTIHAAKGLEAPVVFLADAARGSRNRDRGMRSLIDWPVNDPRPRYFHLAGTKKNNDDVSLSLQNEQQWSIRREEANLLYVALTRARQMLYISGCEPGQGDRGWYGFIEKRLRQAGDSGEAAHVGLNLSQVSLDEGKTVFNTCAWLEYGEPPSSLPPEIPTPDAGFVIDPLLTIPLSAMPETGILNPSRSATTDDHQPDETAGFSETRTQAKRRGDVIHRMLERLTNGEAHTTIEKRIWQEFSEWLEEKDFNQWWQEACAVVDRAEFHDFFDPTRYQEARNEIPILYHDGERDVDGVIDRLILRDEEIVVIDYKTHARATKENIAQLAENFREQMRQYGEGARRLWPGKKLRLLLLFTACGGMVELSF